In a single window of the Anaerocolumna cellulosilytica genome:
- a CDS encoding DUF512 domain-containing protein — MIRIVLSEVHLRNGERILLDDFTVDDVKKALQTKTRIVQSDGKSLIDGVLERKLKY; from the coding sequence CTGATTAGGATAGTATTATCTGAAGTTCATTTAAGAAACGGTGAGAGGATTCTGCTGGATGATTTTACCGTAGATGATGTTAAAAAGGCTTTACAAACAAAGACTCGTATTGTACAATCAGACGGAAAGTCTTTAATTGATGGTGTTTTAGAGCGCAAGTTAAAGTATTAA
- the plsY gene encoding glycerol-3-phosphate 1-O-acyltransferase PlsY: protein MLLKILICLGMGYCFGCFSTAYVIGRANNIDIRQYGSGNAGTTNALRTLGWRAGLLTFLGDAMKAIIPILLVYLVLYTKEPSVKLLALYAGLGVVLGHNFPFWLHFKGGKGIAATAGVMLAFDLRLGLLACAVFCLIVLITRYVSLGSLLISLLFPIWVLVLYTGNIHMLIVSGIFTISAFIKHQSNLKRLISGTENKLGQKVKVK from the coding sequence ATGCTGCTTAAAATATTGATTTGCTTAGGAATGGGTTATTGTTTCGGATGTTTTTCTACCGCATATGTGATCGGGAGGGCAAATAATATTGATATCAGGCAATATGGCAGCGGAAATGCCGGTACAACCAACGCACTCCGCACATTAGGCTGGAGGGCCGGCCTGCTGACCTTTTTAGGGGATGCAATGAAAGCTATTATCCCTATTCTGCTTGTGTATCTTGTTTTGTATACAAAAGAGCCTAGTGTTAAACTGTTAGCTCTTTATGCAGGTTTAGGGGTTGTACTTGGGCATAATTTTCCCTTCTGGCTTCATTTTAAGGGCGGAAAGGGAATCGCTGCAACAGCAGGTGTTATGCTGGCATTTGACCTAAGGCTTGGGCTTTTGGCTTGTGCTGTGTTTTGTTTGATAGTACTGATTACCAGATATGTATCGCTAGGCTCCTTGTTAATATCCTTGCTATTTCCGATATGGGTACTGGTGCTTTATACCGGAAACATACATATGCTGATTGTCAGCGGGATATTCACTATATCAGCATTCATTAAGCATCAATCCAATCTAAAACGATTAATAAGTGGTACAGAAAATAAATTGGGTCAGAAAGTTAAAGTGAAGTGA
- the der gene encoding ribosome biogenesis GTPase Der codes for MSKPIVAIVGRPNVGKSTLFNALAGERIAIVQDFPGVTRDRIYADVTWLDKQFTMIDTGGIEPESSDVLLSYMRQQAEIAIETADVIMFIVDVRQGLVDDDFKVADMLRRSTKPVILVVNKVDSFEKLMPDVYEFYNLGIGDPFPVSAASKLGLGDMLDEVISHFPTDAASEEEDERPRIAIVGKPNVGKSSIINKLLGEDRVIVSDIAGTTRDAIDTTVTYNKKEYVFIDTAGLRRKNKIKEDIERFSIVRTVSAVERADIVVLVIDAGEGVTEQDAKIAGIAHERGKGVIITVNKWDSIEKNDKTIYQYSAKIKQTLSFMPYAEMIFISALTGQRMPKMFDLIEQVIQNQNLRVSTGVLNEIMTEAVAMQQPPSDKGKRLKLYYITQVSVKPPTFVIFVNDKQLMHFSYTRYIENKIREAFGFAGTSLKFFIRERKEKE; via the coding sequence ATGAGTAAACCTATAGTTGCAATTGTTGGCAGACCGAATGTAGGAAAGTCAACGTTATTTAACGCCCTGGCAGGAGAAAGAATAGCAATAGTGCAGGACTTTCCGGGAGTTACCAGGGATCGTATATATGCAGATGTCACCTGGTTGGATAAACAGTTTACAATGATAGATACCGGTGGTATTGAGCCGGAAAGTAGTGATGTACTATTGTCTTATATGCGTCAGCAGGCTGAAATCGCTATTGAAACAGCGGATGTTATTATGTTTATTGTTGATGTTAGACAGGGACTTGTAGATGATGATTTCAAAGTTGCAGATATGTTAAGACGTTCTACAAAACCGGTAATACTTGTTGTAAATAAAGTCGACAGCTTTGAAAAGCTAATGCCTGATGTATATGAGTTCTATAATCTTGGAATCGGTGATCCGTTCCCTGTTTCCGCCGCCTCCAAATTAGGGCTTGGAGATATGTTAGATGAAGTAATTAGTCATTTTCCTACCGATGCCGCATCGGAAGAGGAAGACGAAAGACCAAGGATTGCCATTGTCGGAAAGCCAAATGTCGGAAAATCTTCTATTATTAATAAATTATTAGGTGAAGACAGAGTCATCGTATCTGATATAGCAGGTACAACCCGAGATGCCATAGATACTACCGTAACCTATAATAAAAAAGAATATGTATTTATTGATACAGCCGGTCTCAGGCGAAAGAATAAAATAAAGGAAGATATTGAACGTTTCAGTATAGTGCGTACTGTATCTGCAGTTGAACGCGCTGATATAGTAGTTCTTGTTATTGATGCAGGAGAAGGTGTCACGGAACAGGATGCAAAGATAGCAGGAATCGCCCATGAACGTGGAAAAGGCGTTATTATAACAGTAAATAAATGGGATTCCATTGAAAAGAACGATAAAACCATCTACCAGTACTCGGCTAAGATAAAACAAACTTTATCCTTTATGCCGTATGCAGAGATGATATTTATTTCTGCTTTAACCGGACAGAGAATGCCCAAAATGTTCGATTTGATTGAGCAGGTTATTCAGAATCAGAACCTGCGTGTCTCAACAGGTGTATTAAATGAAATTATGACAGAAGCTGTTGCTATGCAGCAGCCCCCTTCCGATAAGGGTAAGCGTTTGAAACTATATTATATTACCCAGGTTTCCGTGAAACCGCCGACTTTTGTAATCTTTGTAAATGATAAGCAGTTGATGCATTTTTCATATACCAGATATATTGAAAATAAAATTAGGGAAGCTTTTGGATTTGCAGGAACTTCATTAAAGTTTTTTATCAGGGAGCGAAAGGAAAAAGAATAG
- a CDS encoding GNAT family N-acetyltransferase, whose product MNIQLKHQLTVAEYNDIRKSAGWLTLSEVQAERGLKNTYYLVAAVHDDKAIAMARVISDGGYVVYISDVIVNPSYQGYGIGKLMMEDIMNFLKSDIAKEYPVMINLMAAVGKENFYEKFGFKVRPSEDTGAGMSQWLNL is encoded by the coding sequence ATGAATATACAATTAAAGCACCAACTAACTGTTGCCGAATACAACGATATCCGTAAATCTGCTGGCTGGCTCACACTTTCAGAAGTACAAGCTGAAAGAGGTCTTAAAAATACTTACTATCTAGTTGCTGCCGTCCACGATGACAAAGCCATCGCAATGGCAAGAGTTATCAGCGACGGCGGATATGTTGTATATATTTCAGACGTGATTGTAAATCCTTCATATCAAGGATATGGTATTGGAAAGTTGATGATGGAAGACATTATGAACTTCCTTAAATCCGATATTGCAAAAGAATATCCGGTTATGATTAATCTTATGGCCGCCGTTGGAAAAGAAAACTTCTATGAAAAGTTCGGTTTTAAAGTTCGTCCCTCGGAAGATACAGGTGCCGGAATGTCTCAGTGGTTAAACTTGTAA